The following is a genomic window from Deinococcus fonticola.
CGGGCATATACAGTCTGAGAAGCCGTCGAGTGCCCATCAAGAACCCTGAGCAATTTTGCGCGAAGTTGAGTTAAACTCCCTGGACATGACTGCTCCGCTTGCTGAGGAACGCCTGACCCGCATCCTTGACCTTTTGAATCAGCACGGCACGCTGCGCACCACCGCCCTCACGGAACTGGTGGGCGTGAGTGGGGCGACCATGCGGCGCGACCTCGACACGCTTGCTCAGCGCGGACTGATTCGCAAGCTGCACGGCGGCGCGGCGCTGTCGCCAGGTCAACAGGCCAACCAGGATCAGCAGTACCGCGACCGGCAGAACATCAACCAGGCGGGCAAAGAAGGACTGGCGCAGGCGGCGTTGACCCTCGTTCAGCCGGGGCAGACCGTTTATCTGGATGCGGGAACCACCGCCCTGGCAGTGGCGCGGGCTTTGAAGGCCCAGCGTCCCTTGACGCGGACGCTGCGAGTCGTGACCCACGGTATCGATGTGGCCTATGAACTGAACGGCGAATGCCCGCTCTACGTGGTGGGCGGCGAGGTGTACGG
Proteins encoded in this region:
- a CDS encoding DeoR/GlpR family DNA-binding transcription regulator, producing MTAPLAEERLTRILDLLNQHGTLRTTALTELVGVSGATMRRDLDTLAQRGLIRKLHGGAALSPGQQANQDQQYRDRQNINQAGKEGLAQAALTLVQPGQTVYLDAGTTALAVARALKAQRPLTRTLRVVTHGIDVAYELNGECPLYVVGGEVYGSTYSLTGPDALQTVARYNYDLFFVGCTSIDPAGGVTNSNGVEAQQKAAIMRRARQSVLIADASKWGHAGFATFAPLNELHAWVTDEAPDAARTAFEAQGVTVIESAGQKLRTPDTKRVR